CCCCGATCGTGCCGAAGCCTACCGACACTCCCGTTCGGCTCAGGTACTCTGTCCACTCTGTGGACGTGCCTTCTATGGGGACGTCTGTCTCCAAAGCCATCGGTCCAAGACCCAAGACGGCAAACCCGCCGATCCTCAACATCCCTCGGTCTGTGCCACCCGTCGTAAGTGCCAAGAATGTCACCGTGTGTTACGTAGCGTCAAAGAGATCCGAACCCATCTGTGCGGCTTTCGGGAATGCCTATGCTGCCACGAACAGGTCGACGTCCATCAACATCGATGTTTCTTACAAGTGGAAAAGACCCCAGCCGAAAAACGGCGTGATCAACGACGTCGACGGGTCCATGACAGGATCGTAGCAGATGGCCTGGGACCTCTCTTAGCCAACGAGGCCGCTGGCTTGCACGCCTTCCTCGCAGACGACTACGaggacgacgatgacgatgaggaAGAGCGACCACCCCTACACATCTTCTTTGACATCGAGAGTATGCAAGTCGAGGGACGTCACGTACCCAATCTGGTGGTGGCTGAAACGGAAGACGACGATCGTCCCGTGTCGTTCAAGGGGAAGGATTGTCTCCTTcatttttggagtggttagaaACACTGACAGAACACGGAACGCGACCCCTGATGGTGATCGCCCATAATTTCAAAGGTTACGACAGTTACCCCGTCATCGACGAACTCCACCGACAAAAGAGAGAGATTGAACAAATCCGAAACGGTGGGAAAGATCTCCAACTCACCTACCCTCACGAAGAAACGATCCTACGGTTCATAGATTCCCTCTCGTTCTTTCAAATGCCTCTGATCGCTTTCCCCAAGACCTTCGGGCTCACCGAACTCAAGAAAGGACACTTTCCTCACTTGTTCAACACACCTGAGCATCAAACGTATGTAGGACCTCTTCCCGACCAATCGTTCTACATGCCCGACGGGATGTCCATCAAGAACCGTCGCGAGTTTGACACATGGTACGACGACCAAGTGGCTCAAGAGGTCATCTTTGACTTTCAAGCCGAACTCCTGACGTACTGCGAATCCGATGTACGACTCTTGAAACAAGGATGTCTCACGTTCATGCGGGATTTCCAAGCTCGTGTCGAATTCAACCCTTTCTAACAAATAACGGTGGCCTCGGCCTGTAATCGCTACTTGCTCATGCATTGTATGGAAGAAGAGACCATCGCCTCAGAACCCCTCTTGGGATGGCGAGGTCGCGTCAATCATTCCCAGGCCTCCATGGAATGGTTGATTTGGTGTGAACGGAATCTATGACGTCAAGCCTGGCTGGCCCTCTCGCCGAAAGAACACGACGACCACGAAGCCATGGCTCGTGCGTACGGGCATGCCATGGCAGATCATCATCCCTTACACCGCCAAAGAATCCAACAAGCCCAAAACGAGGGCGAGTACCACATTCCTGGTACCCGATACACGGTCGACGGGTACGACACCGACACCAAGACCGTCTACGAATTCTACGGGTGCTTCTGGCATGGATGTCGGACCTGTCACCCGCAATGCACCGACGCGCACCCCACTCTGCTCGATCGCACCATGGACGACGTACGTGATCTTGTCGACAAGAAACGCACCCTGCTACAGACTCTCGGATATCAAGTGGTGGGAAATGGATGCTCCAGGACAGGCTGAAActaaatgatgacaaaactgaattcATTATCATTGGAACGAGACAACAACTTGTTAAAGTCAATATAGACTCTCTGCAGGTCGGTGAGAGTAGCACCGCCCCATCCCATAGAGTAAAGAAACTAGGCCGCTGGTTTGATGGACAGCTAAAAATGGATACTCATATTAATAGCATCTGTAAGACTGCATTTTATCACTTATATAACATCAGAAGGATAAGAAAATTTCTTAACTCTGAATGCACAAAGATCCTAGTTAATGCCTTTGTCACCAGCTGTCTGGATTTTTGCAACAGCTTGCTCTATGGGCTACCAAACAACCAGCTCCACAAATTACAGAGAGTCCAAAATGCAGCCGCTCGCCTAATTTGCAATGTAGGTCGTTTTGACCACATCACTCCATCATTGTACCGGCTCCATTGGCTTCCCATTAACTATAGGATTAAgtttaaaattcttctttttgtgTATAAAGCTCTTAACGGTATTGCTCCATCCTATATATCTGATCTTTTAGAACTGAAACCAGCCTCTAGGTACAATCTCAGATCCTCTATCGATACACTTTTACTGAAACATTCTAATTTCAAAAGTCTTAGCACATTAGGTGACCGCTCTTTTAAATGTGCAGGGCCAAAACTGTGGAACGAACTGCCAAAATACATACGTAATGCCACCACTGTACAAATTTTTAAACGTCTCCTCAAgacatatttattttaaaaagcatTCAATGTGATAATTCTTAACTTTTTAGTTGCTTTATTGAAAATTTGATTAAGTATAGAGAATTAACTATTCATTAATCAATATAGTTATTAGTTCATTAGCTTTTTATTCCAGTTATAAATATGTagtgtattaattttattttcttagtttagtcgtaatattattgttatgcgCGTGTGAGCATCTACTTATCATGTAACACGCGCAatacaagtaaataaattattattaaattattaatgtACCTGGAACGCACTCAAAGAATCCAACCAGGAGGTCATGGACTTTCTAGCCCATCGAGACCTCCAAGCCCCCCTCGAACCACGAGAGGCTTTTTACGGGGGTCGAACCAATGCCATACGTCTCTACGCTCACGTCCAGGAGGACGGGGACGAGATCCGATACGACGACTATAGGTCCTTGTATCCTTGGGTCAACAAGTACGGCGTCTACCCCGTCAAACATCCCACCTTCCTGTACGAACCCGACACCACCGATCTCTCGCCTTATTTTGGGTTGATCAAATGTACCGTCCCTCCACCGACACGTCTCTACCATCCCGTGTTGCCTTACCGTAGTCACGACAAACTCACCTTCCCCTTATGTCGTACCTGTcttgaagagaacatttccaaaCCCCTTTTGGAAAAGACGCATGCCTGTCATCACACGGATGAGGAGCGTACCCTCGTAGGCACGTGGTGCACCCCCGAACTCGATGTGACCGTACAGAAAGGGTACACCATCCAACACGTTCACGAAGTATGGCATTTCGACGACCGACATACGGGACTCTTCAAGTCCTACGTGGACACGTGGCTCCAAATCAAAGAAGAAGCCAGCGGCTGGCCCGAAGGATGCACCACCCCAGCCCAGAAACAAACGCACATCAATCCCTACAAAGCCCGGGAGAAGATTCGTCTCGATGCCACCAAAATCAAAAAGAACCCCGGGTTACGTGCCCTGGCCAAGATGATGCTGAATTCCTTGTGGGGCAAGTTCGGGCAATGTATCAACAAGACTCAGGTCCGAGAATTCACTGAACCTCAACCTTTCGTCCAATTCCTCAACAGCGATCAACACGATGTCCGTTATGTCAGTTCCCTGACCGGAGACCGGGTCGAAGTGCATTACAAACTACAGATGCACGATGTCCTCCCGTCACCCAATCTCAACATCTGCATAGCCGCTTTCACCACCTGTCATGCCAGACTCCGTCTCTATCGAGCACTCGATCATCTTGGGGAACGCGTCCTCTATTTTGACACCGACTCGGTCGTCTACCTTCATCGTCCTGGCGACCCGCCCTTGGACCCCCCACGAGGCGCCTATCTCGGTGACTTCAAGGACGAACTCGAGGCTGGAGATCACATTGTTGAATTCTGCTCGGGCAGTCCCAAGAATTACGGTTACAAGACCAAGAATGGAAACGTCGTATGCAAGGTTCGTGGATTCTCCTTCAACGTCGAAGGGAGTGCTCAATTGAATTACGACATCTTGCGTCAAAGCTCCTTGGACAAATTGTATCGTTTTCTAGACGAACCGCGTACCACACGTGTCACGCAATCTCACACCATCCAAAAAAACCTaacccctaaccctaaaccctaacctcTATTTTCAAACGGGTCCTGGATCCCACCACGGCCCAGACCTACCCTTACGGTTATGAACGGTTCACCGAAGAAGATCTGGATCTCGCTCAAGTCTTAGCTGAATTATTTGCCTAGATCAGGGACGATGTTAGACACCAGGTCTCCTCACACGTTCCCGTTTGTACCTAAGTTTTATTCTGATTAAACCGTTCATGATTCGAGAAATGGACTTTGACCCCTGATTTCTATCTGTGCACGTGATAATGGTGGACCCCAAAAGTGTCCACCAATCAGCAAccgatgcatctcattaaaaatTCCATTGGACCAATCACAGCCCGATGGCTTCTATTTCCCCATAATACTATTGTGATGAACAGCATTTTCTTGGATGTTACCATTTGATGTACTCGAGGGGGCCTGGCACTGACTTTGGAAAGAAGATGTTCTTGGATTTGGACTTGAGCTTGTTTCACCAATCTTTTCATTGTAAAGAGAACGGTGATGATTTCTTCTGCATTTGTCGCATGTTGAACCGTCTGCTTTCCTGCAGTTGCTTGTATGATGCTTTCTAAGACATTTACGACATCGCCAATGTTGCTTTACAATCTCCCATCTCTGACTGATAGCTAACTCCTGGAACACAGGACAGGCAGCGAGGTGATGTTCTGTTTTACAGTTAAGTGGACAGGTGTCATCATCGGGTTCTTCGCCACTTGCGGCATTGTTCTCAGCTTTCCATGGGATCCTGTATCGGCGACTCTCGTTTCTGTCTTCAGACACGGTGTTATTCTTGCCCCTTGAGCGGACACTTGCTTCTACGTGCAACCAGGTGATAAGGTTACTGACAGTTTCCTCTTTACCTTCTCTTTTCATTTCTCTTCCAAAATGAGAATTATCGTTCGGATCGAGCTTGGACAAAAGTTGAGACATAAGAAATGGCGCTTCCGAAGACTACAACACCGAACATCCATTATCTTCCATATCATTTGCGTAGGATGATATTGTCGTGGCGAAGTGCGTGAACGACCTGGAGTCTCGTTTTACGGGCTTAAGGCTATTTATTTCGAGGAGCAGTTCGTCCATTAGTTTACGTTTGTCTGCAAATTCTGTGTCCAATATATTCCACGCGCGATCAATGGTTTTGCAAGTTTTTACCTGGTCAGACCACCACGATCCTCTCGGCAATACATTTTGGAACCGTTGCAGTTGTTCATCTTTATCTTGATCGTATAACTTCATCCAATGATTGAATTCTTTTTTCCAGGTAGCATAGGATCTGCGACTGCCGTCCCACGTTGGTACCAGTAATCGTTGCAGACCACTAGTGTTTGGTTTTGACCCTAAGGTGTCAGCCATTTTCGTCACTGCTGATGTCAAGGATGACATTGAAGCTGTCAAGGTCTTCAAGGTTTCAGAGTCTTTTGAAGACGTATCCGTGGAATCGAGTTCCTTTTGGTAGGCAGCAAATTTTAAGGCAATCTGAAGGAAATCAGCTTTTACTTTGTCTCCAAGTTCCTTTGTTGTCAAAAATGGTTCCTCCTCTGCGGTAATACCTTCATCAACCAATCTGTCTAAAATGGTTTCTTGTTGCTTCTTGATGAACCTGTATCTTGTCTCCACTTGATTGAACGCTGCCTCTAAGGTTTTTAACTCTGGTCTCACTGAAAAGATTATCTCAAATTCTTCTATTAATTCGTAAAAGATTGTTACCGCGTTTTCCATTTTCCCTGCGAGGGTCTTTGCGTCTACTTTAGGCGGCATCTTACTTTGTAGGCTCGATGCAAAGTTCGGAGATTCGGTATCTTCGGCGTGGATGATATACAGCATTGATTTGGCGGGATCCTCTGGACAAATTTCGACTGATTTGCACCTACGTTCGAGGCACTA
Above is a window of Montipora capricornis isolate CH-2021 chromosome 6, ASM3666992v2, whole genome shotgun sequence DNA encoding:
- the LOC138054425 gene encoding uncharacterized protein is translated as MDFLAHRDLQAPLEPREAFYGGRTNAIRLYAHVQEDGDEIRYDDYRSLYPWVNKYGVYPVKHPTFLYEPDTTDLSPYFGLIKCTVPPPTRLYHPVLPYRSHDKLTFPLCRTCLEENISKPLLEKTHACHHTDEERTLVGTWCTPELDVTVQKGYTIQHVHEVWHFDDRHTGLFKSYVDTWLQIKEEASGWPEGCTTPAQKQTHINPYKAREKIRLDATKIKKNPGLRALAKMMLNSLWGKFGQCINKTQVREFTEPQPFVQFLNSDQHDVRYVSSLTGDRVEVHYKLQMHDVLPSPNLNICIAAFTTCHARLRLYRALDHLGERVLYFDTDSVVYLHRPGDPPLDPPRGAYLGDFKDELEAGDHIVEFCSGSPKNYGYKTKNGNVVCKVRGFSFNVEGSAQLNYDILRQSSLDKLYRFLDEPRTTRVTQSHTIQKNLTPNPKP